The following are encoded together in the Halorubrum lacusprofundi ATCC 49239 genome:
- a CDS encoding PD-(D/E)XK nuclease family protein, whose translation MNPSEIDGKAIQSFSAYSPSTLYVTVFDNTVPETTIEAHLQEIEERLADVNRPPATTLDILGEAKRERYWENLLVYFLDPENPHGFGTDVLRVFLQALAEHEETVLPLQQSKLGEVKVQSQVPTGKGPFDIFLWSKDAWYVVIELKVAAAETRTQTKRYAQASKLGDLNVSRHDGTSEYVYLAPRSAGASTSETFVDVSWEHIVPYLEDVLTTSHGQYPSKSHAQLADYLDTIRQTLNMDDFTTISEETKLYTEYSDTIDRLVKAYKNDKAKIFNHLQTAFLDALDGPKKDWTVNNRPKTYINFAKINWENVAGNVRIEYEPHVHLNRDHPEIRLRLDIENSGNQQIREEFSEKLGQEDWEALEDADWEVVDGSYAYLAKSVPFDTEHPADSIRRTIQELNGLRAIVEPYIDGIVQEHQNSTH comes from the coding sequence GTGAACCCCTCAGAAATAGATGGCAAAGCGATTCAGTCGTTCTCTGCCTACAGCCCCAGTACTTTGTATGTTACAGTATTCGACAACACTGTGCCTGAGACCACAATAGAGGCCCACCTGCAAGAAATTGAGGAGCGACTGGCTGATGTTAACCGACCACCAGCAACCACATTAGACATTCTTGGGGAAGCCAAACGCGAACGATACTGGGAGAACCTGCTTGTCTATTTTCTTGACCCCGAAAACCCTCATGGATTCGGAACAGATGTTCTTAGAGTATTCCTACAAGCACTTGCTGAACACGAGGAGACTGTGCTTCCACTTCAACAGTCCAAGCTCGGAGAGGTCAAGGTTCAATCGCAGGTTCCTACCGGCAAGGGGCCTTTTGATATCTTCTTGTGGAGCAAAGATGCCTGGTACGTCGTTATCGAGTTGAAAGTCGCTGCAGCTGAAACGAGAACTCAAACAAAACGATATGCCCAGGCCTCAAAGCTGGGCGACCTCAACGTGAGCCGACACGATGGGACGAGTGAGTACGTTTACCTCGCCCCCCGAAGTGCAGGTGCATCGACATCTGAGACATTCGTCGATGTATCATGGGAGCACATCGTCCCCTATCTCGAAGATGTACTGACGACAAGTCATGGCCAATATCCATCGAAAAGTCACGCCCAGCTCGCTGATTACCTCGACACAATAAGACAGACACTCAATATGGACGATTTCACCACCATCTCAGAAGAGACGAAACTGTACACCGAATACTCCGATACGATTGATCGACTCGTTAAGGCCTACAAAAACGATAAAGCCAAGATTTTCAATCACCTTCAGACGGCTTTTCTCGATGCACTAGACGGCCCCAAAAAAGACTGGACAGTAAACAATCGACCGAAGACGTACATCAACTTCGCCAAAATAAACTGGGAGAACGTGGCGGGTAATGTCCGAATCGAATATGAACCCCATGTCCATCTCAACCGCGATCATCCAGAAATTCGGCTCCGCCTCGATATCGAAAATTCAGGAAATCAGCAAATAAGAGAAGAGTTCAGCGAGAAACTAGGTCAGGAAGACTGGGAAGCATTAGAAGACGCCGACTGGGAAGTCGTTGATGGTAGCTACGCGTATCTCGCAAAATCAGTTCCGTTCGATACGGAACATCCAGCGGACTCAATTCGTCGTACTATCCAAGAACTCAATGGTCTCCGTGCAATCGTTGAGCCATATATCGACGGAATCGTGCAAGAACATCAGAATAGCACCCACTAG
- a CDS encoding competence protein CoiA: MPFRALVDGQIVTPSQVGDNQIVKCPDCGGDLYPRDGDFRARHFCHAVDRDADSCSTALGGESETHARSVALAVAELADRFPDADRVGAEISINVTGTNTIPDTRRADALVEFQDVNPYFGQGLVVEIQHKHHSKDIQGTTHDYLSADFSVVWLTPDDFDDNILDSTVIDEAFQDDNQRAYNAPAYDPWEFEKRVDVELDWELLSSGCANYDETGDHRWERIPGYAHPNGYEYEFCPYCGSRRRYGNQIGRFVYDNEGILAPEIPVSELRDAVIPYPDVADDFDEWITEVDWENAFERCLASKPSIEPCRGPLGIHEWDQKEVIERRSFDDRVSVVLWVCQHCPVHLLTNFEPNGEAVPYILFGKEPDPEWGLSHLSGNPRSCQFRAHKDAQDSVLHKAA, from the coding sequence GTGCCATTTCGAGCCCTCGTCGACGGCCAAATTGTCACCCCTTCACAGGTTGGGGATAATCAGATAGTCAAGTGTCCGGACTGTGGTGGCGATCTCTATCCAAGAGACGGCGATTTCCGGGCCCGGCATTTTTGTCATGCTGTCGACAGGGACGCTGATTCCTGCTCAACGGCCCTTGGCGGTGAATCTGAGACACATGCACGATCTGTGGCGCTAGCGGTTGCCGAACTCGCTGATCGGTTCCCAGATGCTGATCGGGTCGGAGCCGAGATCTCCATCAACGTCACGGGAACAAATACTATCCCTGATACCCGGCGAGCCGATGCACTCGTTGAATTTCAGGACGTAAATCCATACTTCGGGCAGGGGCTTGTCGTTGAAATTCAGCACAAACATCACAGTAAGGATATCCAAGGGACAACTCATGACTACCTCTCGGCTGATTTCTCCGTGGTCTGGTTGACACCTGACGATTTTGACGACAATATTTTAGACTCCACTGTCATCGACGAGGCGTTTCAGGATGACAACCAGCGAGCCTACAACGCTCCAGCGTACGACCCCTGGGAGTTCGAAAAACGAGTCGATGTGGAATTGGATTGGGAACTGTTGTCTTCGGGGTGTGCTAATTACGACGAAACAGGAGATCACCGCTGGGAGAGAATACCCGGGTATGCACATCCGAATGGGTATGAATATGAGTTCTGTCCCTACTGTGGAAGTCGACGGCGGTACGGTAATCAGATTGGGCGATTCGTCTATGATAATGAGGGGATACTCGCTCCAGAAATCCCAGTTTCCGAACTCCGGGATGCGGTGATCCCGTATCCGGATGTTGCTGATGATTTCGATGAATGGATAACTGAAGTCGACTGGGAGAATGCATTTGAAAGATGCTTGGCCTCGAAGCCATCCATTGAGCCTTGTCGGGGTCCGCTGGGGATTCACGAGTGGGATCAAAAAGAAGTGATCGAACGGAGAAGTTTCGACGATCGCGTTAGTGTTGTTCTATGGGTCTGTCAACACTGCCCAGTACACCTACTCACCAATTTTGAACCTAATGGGGAAGCGGTTCCATACATCTTATTTGGGAAAGAACCCGACCCGGAGTGGGGACTCTCGCACCTAAGTGGAAACCCTAGGTCGTGCCAATTTCGCGCTCACAAGGATGCCCAAGATTCAGTACTTCACAAAGCCGCTTAG
- a CDS encoding helicase-related protein, whose translation MTEQPQFVDNRNGNTLSAAINAYLADLDDTLAADPDLDIVTGYFNPRGYFSISDGLDHVDQVRLLVGAEPSNEGTERWRQPGDPRDEEYNQKRINESLQTFDFNLKRDRDLLGFSREVDENLQELVDFFRSDRVEVRRHEDQFIHGKAYLFSDRQGVIAGSSNFTGAGLNSNLELNIGAYNPHVTGQVQDWFDDLWAESEQFDLAALYEERFEPYDPYLIYLRVLYERYGDELEEEKEEDGGINLTNFQQDAVRRANRFLDKHGGVIVGDEVGLGKTYIAGELLRQYVQQNRQRALVVAPAYLRDGMWTQKESEWGVQYETVSYAELRRDTQLGGDLNVLNLEVDEYQLVVIDEAHAFRNPGTQQSHALRTLLRGDPPKDVVMLTATPVNNSLWDLYYLLNYFIKNDAAFANEGIRSLRERFKTAQSEDPADLSPDMLFDVLDETTVRRTRRFIKNHYENATMPDGEGGSVRVNFPDPNPKRVDYTFSETFGDAYFEDVARGLAAGDRDEGELTLARYRPSFYLEGEEDASEASLVGLLRTGLLKRFESSSHAFANTLSRMVRQNRAALRLMEEGYFPDPDAIDEWVEMDNDEAFDETLGDVSNGHIPLSSADADPGQLQADLENDVELLERWRDGASEVDREDDEKLHALRDTLHDVVEAAREDAEAGEVSDKSTEASFRQNRKVLLFSYYEDTVDWIYEYLEEIISEDDELSCYEGRIAAVSGDGSKYRVTRERAVHGFAPNSGDAPPDATDDFDILISTDVLAQGVNLQEARTVINYDLPWNPMRVVQRNGRIDRVNSPHSKIYPITFFPEDRLDDLLELEHRVREKLTQASRSIGVSDGVMPDMDTLNQNFAEKVEDIGSIQEEDTEFYEKGGGTAAAYSGEEYRQELRKGLETREDQITSLPWAAGSGFKGKKPGYFFCARIGDEVFMRFLPDEIDEEIDEEEDEIVQDTLSCLKRIECAKETDRALPEEMREQIYDAWEVAQEDIYRQWQEQTDPLNVQPDIRKLFREVGQHLRDNWPDEMTQQAMEETVEAVEAPWGRRYERELRDIYENESLGPVEKSRQLVEKVSDLGLQPFEAPDPLPPIQEDEVKLICWMVVSPEEGNEEDDRPKLMSQVTFS comes from the coding sequence ATGACTGAGCAACCGCAGTTCGTCGACAACCGTAATGGCAACACACTATCGGCGGCAATCAATGCCTACCTCGCGGATCTTGACGATACGCTCGCCGCCGACCCTGATCTTGACATCGTTACGGGGTACTTCAATCCAAGAGGCTACTTTTCAATCTCCGATGGGCTTGATCACGTTGATCAGGTCCGTCTTCTCGTCGGTGCAGAACCGAGCAACGAGGGTACGGAACGCTGGCGGCAACCGGGAGATCCTCGGGACGAGGAGTACAATCAAAAACGAATCAATGAATCACTCCAGACATTCGACTTCAACCTCAAGCGCGATCGGGATTTACTCGGGTTCTCCCGTGAGGTTGACGAGAATCTTCAGGAGCTGGTCGACTTCTTCCGTAGCGATCGTGTTGAAGTCCGTCGACACGAAGATCAGTTCATTCACGGGAAGGCGTATCTCTTCTCTGACCGCCAAGGGGTCATCGCAGGCTCATCGAACTTCACAGGTGCAGGGCTGAATTCGAATCTGGAGTTGAACATCGGTGCGTACAATCCTCACGTCACAGGTCAAGTACAGGATTGGTTCGACGATTTGTGGGCTGAGAGCGAGCAATTTGATCTGGCCGCGCTGTACGAGGAACGATTCGAGCCCTATGATCCGTACCTGATCTATCTACGCGTCCTCTATGAGCGATACGGCGACGAACTGGAAGAAGAGAAGGAGGAAGACGGTGGCATCAACCTCACTAACTTCCAGCAAGACGCTGTGAGGCGAGCAAACCGTTTCCTCGATAAACACGGCGGTGTAATTGTTGGCGACGAGGTCGGCCTTGGCAAGACATACATTGCGGGCGAGCTCCTGCGTCAGTACGTTCAGCAGAACCGTCAGCGTGCGCTTGTGGTGGCACCAGCCTATCTTCGTGATGGGATGTGGACACAGAAAGAGTCTGAATGGGGAGTCCAGTACGAGACGGTGTCATATGCAGAGCTTCGGCGAGATACTCAACTCGGCGGTGACCTGAACGTCCTAAATCTTGAAGTCGACGAGTACCAACTGGTCGTAATCGACGAGGCCCATGCGTTCCGGAATCCTGGTACACAACAGTCTCACGCTCTCCGCACGCTCCTCCGTGGGGATCCACCCAAAGACGTGGTGATGCTCACAGCGACACCCGTGAACAACTCGCTATGGGATTTGTACTACCTGCTCAACTATTTCATCAAGAACGACGCAGCGTTCGCCAACGAGGGTATTCGCTCGCTTCGTGAACGATTCAAGACAGCGCAGTCAGAGGATCCGGCTGATCTGAGCCCGGATATGTTGTTCGATGTGCTCGACGAAACAACCGTCCGACGGACTCGGCGGTTCATCAAAAATCACTACGAGAACGCGACGATGCCCGATGGTGAAGGAGGATCAGTTCGGGTCAACTTCCCAGATCCCAACCCAAAGCGTGTCGACTATACATTCTCGGAGACGTTTGGTGATGCCTATTTTGAGGACGTAGCGCGAGGATTGGCTGCTGGCGACCGTGACGAGGGTGAGCTTACGTTGGCACGGTATCGGCCATCTTTCTACCTGGAGGGCGAGGAAGACGCGTCTGAAGCCTCTCTTGTGGGCCTGCTTAGGACCGGTCTCCTCAAGCGATTCGAGTCATCAAGCCACGCATTCGCCAACACCCTCAGTCGAATGGTGAGGCAAAACCGCGCCGCCCTTCGGCTTATGGAAGAAGGCTACTTCCCAGATCCGGATGCGATCGATGAGTGGGTGGAGATGGATAACGACGAAGCTTTCGACGAAACGTTGGGTGATGTTTCTAACGGGCATATTCCGCTTAGTAGTGCTGACGCCGATCCTGGACAGCTGCAAGCAGATTTAGAAAACGATGTTGAACTTCTTGAGCGATGGCGTGATGGCGCAAGTGAAGTCGACCGCGAAGATGATGAGAAGCTCCATGCATTGCGTGATACCTTACACGACGTCGTTGAGGCGGCGCGTGAAGACGCAGAAGCAGGTGAAGTTTCTGACAAATCTACTGAAGCATCTTTCCGTCAAAATAGGAAAGTACTGCTGTTCTCATATTACGAAGATACGGTCGACTGGATCTATGAGTATCTGGAAGAGATCATCTCTGAAGATGATGAACTGTCCTGTTACGAGGGTCGAATCGCGGCGGTCAGCGGTGATGGATCAAAGTACCGTGTTACGCGAGAACGGGCTGTTCACGGCTTTGCGCCGAACTCCGGCGATGCACCGCCAGATGCAACTGATGACTTTGATATCCTAATTTCAACGGACGTGCTCGCTCAGGGAGTCAATCTTCAGGAAGCCCGCACAGTCATCAACTACGATCTTCCGTGGAACCCAATGCGTGTTGTCCAGCGCAACGGACGTATTGACCGTGTGAACTCGCCACATTCGAAAATATATCCGATTACCTTCTTCCCCGAGGACCGACTTGATGATCTACTGGAACTTGAACATCGAGTCCGAGAAAAACTTACCCAAGCCTCGCGTTCGATCGGAGTCAGCGATGGTGTCATGCCAGACATGGATACCCTGAATCAGAACTTTGCTGAGAAGGTTGAAGACATCGGTTCAATCCAAGAGGAAGATACGGAGTTCTACGAGAAAGGTGGCGGAACGGCGGCCGCCTACTCTGGTGAAGAGTATCGTCAGGAACTCCGGAAAGGACTGGAGACACGTGAAGACCAGATCACATCACTCCCATGGGCGGCGGGTTCAGGATTCAAAGGTAAAAAGCCGGGATACTTCTTCTGCGCCCGTATCGGAGACGAGGTATTCATGCGATTCCTTCCTGATGAAATAGACGAGGAAATAGACGAGGAAGAAGACGAGATTGTGCAGGACACGCTCTCCTGTCTCAAGCGAATCGAATGTGCGAAGGAAACTGATCGGGCTCTACCCGAGGAAATGCGTGAGCAAATTTATGATGCCTGGGAGGTGGCTCAGGAAGACATCTACCGTCAGTGGCAAGAGCAAACAGACCCACTCAACGTACAGCCGGATATTAGGAAACTATTCCGTGAGGTAGGCCAACACCTTCGAGACAACTGGCCTGACGAGATGACTCAGCAAGCGATGGAAGAGACTGTTGAGGCCGTCGAAGCCCCATGGGGTAGACGGTATGAACGAGAACTTCGTGATATCTACGAAAATGAATCACTCGGCCCTGTGGAGAAATCTCGACAGCTCGTCGAGAAGGTCAGCGATCTTGGTCTCCAGCCGTTCGAGGCCCCGGACCCACTCCCACCAATCCAAGAGGATGAGGTCAAGTTGATCTGCTGGATGGTTGTCTCACCAGAGGAAGGGAATGAAGAAGATGATCGGCCGAAACTTATGAGCCAAGTGACATTCAGCTAA
- a CDS encoding transcription initiation factor IIB, with protein MATREIYGQTFDEDVSSDQSATCVECGGQIRTNSIETACEDCGLIIDEQRIDHGPDWRSYNEKTDSQSRVGPPRTVARHDNGLSTEIGRWRDGNGNQLAGSKRSRLSRMRREHSRGRFGSKSERNLAHGLGEVRRITSVLDLAESIRNQACQLFRSAQNEDLLRGRSIEAIAAGSVYSACRCNGLGRTIDEIAALARVNQQRVMNAYKVLNQELGLPTQPIRPSGFVPRLASELGVSDQVRHRAQRLAEHSETVDKTVGVRPSGFAAACLYCASQEYGHPLTQRSAADAANVTPTTVRAHRDTIEGLPL; from the coding sequence ATGGCTACCAGAGAAATCTACGGACAAACGTTCGATGAGGATGTATCGAGTGATCAATCTGCTACCTGTGTTGAATGCGGTGGTCAGATACGCACAAACAGCATTGAAACGGCCTGCGAGGACTGTGGCCTCATTATCGATGAACAGCGGATTGACCACGGCCCAGACTGGCGGAGCTACAACGAGAAGACAGACTCACAAAGTCGAGTGGGGCCACCGCGTACAGTGGCGCGTCACGACAACGGCTTGTCGACCGAGATTGGCCGATGGAGAGATGGAAACGGTAACCAGCTCGCTGGATCGAAGCGCAGTCGACTCTCCAGGATGCGCCGGGAGCACAGCCGTGGCCGATTCGGGTCGAAATCAGAACGGAACCTTGCACACGGGCTCGGTGAGGTCCGTCGAATCACGAGTGTCCTTGATCTCGCTGAGTCGATCCGTAACCAAGCCTGTCAGCTCTTCCGAAGTGCTCAAAACGAGGATCTCCTTCGCGGTCGGTCAATCGAAGCGATAGCCGCAGGAAGTGTGTATAGTGCTTGCCGGTGCAACGGGCTCGGACGAACAATCGACGAGATCGCGGCGTTGGCCCGAGTGAATCAGCAGCGAGTGATGAACGCGTACAAAGTACTGAACCAGGAACTCGGACTGCCCACCCAACCCATTCGGCCAAGTGGGTTCGTCCCACGGCTTGCATCCGAACTCGGCGTTTCGGATCAGGTTCGACATCGAGCCCAGCGGTTGGCAGAACACTCGGAGACAGTCGACAAGACTGTGGGTGTCCGTCCTTCTGGGTTCGCAGCAGCGTGTCTCTACTGTGCTAGTCAGGAATACGGACATCCGCTCACACAACGGTCAGCCGCCGATGCTGCAAATGTGACGCCAACAACTGTCCGAGCACATCGAGATACGATTGAAGGACTACCTCTCTGA
- a CDS encoding SWIM zinc finger family protein, producing MSVPSQMTQTALERLSPTNRVLKRAQYEAFAFSLYDGDVLIRNESHLNPADHEYRVTIVDGIPTTCECPADKRFEGPCKHRTAIAIRPTILDVATQMQLVADGGVTTKKAPLEPEDDTELQECDCQYLNDDFPCWDCVKTGRRELPE from the coding sequence ATGAGTGTCCCATCCCAAATGACTCAAACCGCACTTGAGAGACTCAGTCCAACGAATCGCGTCCTCAAACGAGCCCAGTACGAAGCCTTCGCGTTCTCGCTGTACGACGGTGATGTCCTCATTCGTAATGAGAGCCATCTCAACCCTGCGGATCACGAATACCGTGTCACCATCGTCGACGGGATACCAACGACCTGCGAATGCCCTGCAGACAAGCGATTTGAAGGCCCGTGCAAGCACCGAACAGCAATCGCGATCCGACCAACCATCCTGGATGTGGCTACCCAGATGCAGTTGGTCGCAGACGGCGGGGTGACTACCAAGAAGGCACCACTCGAACCAGAAGACGACACTGAACTCCAGGAGTGCGACTGCCAGTACCTCAACGACGACTTTCCGTGTTGGGACTGTGTGAAGACTGGTCGACGCGAACTTCCTGAGTAG
- a CDS encoding ISH3-like element ISHla1 family transposase: MSKTKQADGEIHEDQLLNFLVNRLDEEVSLSLANNAEITAEDIYEVLVGACADGTSVSTLCASSQNSPAGNTVLYHLRTKFEPERLERVANTLLRKDLDELLPEQVEVCADLHLRPYYGDEDDTDGLYHSVAKRGTTAFHAYATLYARVKNKRYTLAVRRLKDGDTASSVLAEFFGVLDGLDAGVKAVYLDRGFYDSKCLTLLQAHNYAYVIPIIRWGEAIQQELSEGWSRVIQHDLTGKLDGHSWTVDFPVYIDCTYLNGKYDENGVARHGYAADAPFIDSPRDARYHYSKRFGIESSYRLFEQAIATTTTRDPTVRLLYVVVSLLLQNVWRYLHYEYVATPRRGGRRLWWWPYKEFVNMIRRAAWTALAVRRAVPANRPPDDRFHR; encoded by the coding sequence GTGTCTAAAACCAAACAAGCAGACGGTGAGATCCACGAGGACCAGCTTCTTAACTTTCTCGTCAACCGCCTTGACGAGGAAGTTTCGCTCTCGTTAGCCAATAACGCTGAAATCACTGCTGAAGACATCTATGAGGTCCTCGTCGGCGCTTGCGCCGACGGGACCTCTGTCTCTACGCTCTGTGCGTCGAGCCAGAACTCACCCGCTGGGAACACGGTCCTCTACCATCTTCGGACGAAGTTCGAGCCGGAACGGCTCGAACGAGTCGCTAACACGCTCCTGCGAAAGGATCTCGATGAATTGCTCCCCGAACAGGTGGAGGTCTGCGCAGACCTCCACCTGCGGCCCTACTACGGTGACGAAGACGACACAGACGGCCTCTATCACTCGGTAGCGAAGCGTGGAACCACTGCGTTCCACGCCTATGCCACACTCTACGCGCGTGTGAAGAACAAACGCTACACGCTGGCGGTACGCCGTCTCAAAGACGGCGATACCGCAAGTAGTGTCCTCGCTGAGTTCTTCGGTGTCCTCGACGGCCTTGACGCCGGGGTCAAGGCCGTCTACCTTGATCGCGGATTCTACGACAGTAAGTGTCTCACGCTGCTTCAGGCGCACAATTACGCGTACGTGATCCCGATCATCCGGTGGGGTGAGGCGATTCAGCAAGAGCTCTCGGAAGGATGGAGTCGCGTCATTCAGCATGATCTGACGGGGAAACTCGACGGTCACAGCTGGACCGTCGATTTTCCCGTCTACATCGACTGTACGTACCTAAATGGGAAGTATGACGAGAACGGTGTGGCGCGTCACGGCTACGCCGCTGACGCGCCGTTCATCGACTCACCACGGGACGCTCGATACCACTACTCGAAACGCTTCGGTATCGAGTCAAGCTATCGCTTGTTTGAGCAAGCGATAGCGACAACGACAACACGAGATCCAACGGTACGGCTGCTGTACGTGGTGGTGAGTCTCCTCTTACAGAACGTCTGGCGGTACCTTCACTACGAGTATGTGGCGACGCCCCGCCGAGGCGGGCGTCGCCTCTGGTGGTGGCCGTACAAGGAGTTCGTCAATATGATTCGACGAGCTGCGTGGACGGCCCTCGCGGTGCGTCGGGCCGTCCCCGCGAATCGGCCACCTGACGACCGATTCCACCGCTAA